In the genome of Deinococcus yavapaiensis KR-236, the window ATGCGTGACCTCGACCGAGCCCTGGGATACGCGCGGCGCAAGGGAACGAACGTCGCCGTGGCCATCGTGGATCTCGACAGGTTCAAGAACATCAACGACACGCACGGTCACGATGTCGGCGACGAAGTACTGCAACTGCTGGGACGCCGCATGCGCTCGGAACTCGCACCGCTCGGCACGTGGGCGCGTCTGGGCGGCGACGAGTTCCTCGTGCGTCTGACGGATCCTCGGCATGCCGAGGACGCGCCGGGCGTCATTCGGAACACGTTGGAAGCGCCGCTTCACCTGCGCGGAATGATCCTGCAGGTGGGCGCGAGCGTCGGCGTGAGCGTTTACTCGGGTGACGGAGACGCGACGTCGCTGCTCCGCACGGCGGATCAGGTGATGTACGGCATGAAGCGTGCGGACCAGCCTTGACTCCGAGTGTCTGTGGGGATCAGCCGAAGTTCCCTGGGCATTCGGCGTTTCGACGGTCGGCGAGCGTGGCACTCGGAACTCATTGCAATAGAGGCTGGGGCAGCCGCTCTCGAACGGGAAGGGAAGGGCTTCATCGGCGCGAATGGCTCGAGTACAGCTGTTCGGGGCTCGCGTGCGACCATTCAAGCACGCGGGAAAAACGGCTTCACGACCAAAGCCCAACTGCGCTGAAGCCCGCCGAATCGCGGGTCTTGGAACAGGGCGTGCTGGCCGCGCGCGATAGCGGCCGAAGATAAGCTGAGAAGGAGGCCACGATGACGAGACGAAGTACGCAGTCCCAGAATGTCCTGGGCATCGTTCACACGGCCATCGCCGTGAGCGACATCCACCATCAAATCGACTTCTGGCAGCAGGTGCTGGGGTTCAAGTTGGATGGAATGGCAGAGATCGGCGGTCCCTTGCCCGAGGATGAGACGGGCGTGCCCGGGATCCGCAGCAAGGTCGCCATGCTGACGAAACACGGCCAGACCATCGAGTTGTACCAGCCGACCGCGCCCGCTGACCGCCAGACGTACCGTCCGCGCCCGGTGGACATCGGTTCGTGGCACCTGGCACTCAGAGTCACGGACCTCGACGAGATTGTGCGTGCCAGCCGCGATTGGGGTTGGCGGGTGCGCGGCAAGGTGGCGGTGGTCGAGGAGGGGCCCGGCCCCATCGGTGCGCGCCTGGTTTACCTGCACAACGACGACGGCACCATCCTCGAACTCGTTCAGCTACCGCAAAGTTGAGGACACGCTCGAAATGAAACCATCGCGCTGCGACAGAGCGGCAAATTGTCACGGGAGAGCGCCGCCTCGCTCCTGCTCGAAGCGCACCGTCTTCCGTGGGGCCTAATATCAGGAGACGCGGGAGAAGCTTGAGAATGAGTCGGTCAAGGGAAGCTGCGTCTCAAAAACGTCTCAGACGATAAAGAAACGTCAATTTACCAAGAAACGTTAATTTACCAAGGGACATTAATTTACGAAGAAACGTTAACTTAACGCTTCTTGAACGCCTCGACACGCCCAAGAAAGAATCCTCTCGAACTTGGCTGCTTCACGTCACCAACAGTTTCTTCCGCCTCGCCGAGCGAATCGATAGCCCGAGACGCCCAAACTTTTCCCTCGTGGGCGTCACCCTCCACGAACCAGCTCGGTGTGGCGGCTCGGACGCCACAAGAACATCCGCCAAGCCAAGGTGAGCGTCAGCAGCGTCGACGTCAGCACCAACAGCCACGTCGCGCCGGGCAGGCTTCCCGCCAAGGTTGCTCGTCCCAGTGACGTCCCGAGGACCATGAAGCACAGCAGGTTCGCCAATCCGAGCGGCCGTCCATAGATTCCGCCGATGAACTGCTCGCGACTCCACCAGTTCGCCACGCCCAAGCCGAGCAGACCCGCCGCCGCGACCTGCGCCAGTGCCTCACCAGCGGGCGAGGATACCCTGAACAGCCAAATTGTCACCGTGTCCGCAGCGAACAAGAGCGGCACGCCCAACGTGAGCAGGAGCGTGGCCGTCACGAAGAAAAGCAACCGTCCGACCGTGTCTTGGCGCATACCTTCACCTTGACTTATCTTCTACTTGCCATGCCAGACCATCCGGGAAGTAGGCCCTACCACGTCGAAAGTGCTTCACAGGCCGAACTGCTGATGGACCGCGCATGGCTGCGCCTCCTGGACGTCTTCACGGGTGAGGCGCGCGGAGTCGCCGACGCCGCTCGTACGCTCGGCGTGACCACCGAATGGTTGTTCAAACGCGTCCGCCGCTTGGAGCGCGCCGGGCTGCTTGCCGTCCGGGAGGTGCGACCGCGCGCAGGCCGCGCCGTGCGACTGTACCGCGCGGCGTCGGATACCTTCTTCGTGCCGTTCACGCTGGTGCCCGCCGAAACGGTCGGTCGGCAAAATCGCGCGTGGCACCTCGATCTGTTCGAGACGGCCATTGGTCGGACGTTCCTTCGCGCTCCGTTCGATCAGCACGGCTGGGGATTCGTCACGGAGCGTACCCCCAGCGGGGACGTATCCTTTCGGATCGTGCGTGAGGACGGCGTGCGCTGGGCGGACCTCGGCGACGCGGCTCCTGTGATGGTGAGCGGCTGGCACCTGCTGCACCTGACGCCGAGCGACGCGCGTGAACTTCAGGGAGAATTGCGGGCGTTGCATGAGCGGTACGCGCGGCGCACGGGAACGGAGCCGTTCCTGCTGGGCATCTTTCTGGCCGACACCTCGGGTCTTCCCGGCTTGGAGCACGCTCGAAGCGAGCGCGCCGACGAGTGAGACTTCGAGAAGACGTCGGAAGCCAGCCGTCGTCGACAGTGAACCAGCGCCGACGATTGACGCGACGGGTATGGAAATCGGAAGTGGCCCCTCCCACACGTCTACGTCCGCGGACCCTCGTCTAAGAGGCCCACCGAAGTTTTGCGGCTATCAATGATTCACGGAAGGTAACGTGCAGGAAGAGGTGATTCCTTCGACGGTGGAGCTCGGCGGTCTTGCGGCACCTCGCGCCGCTTCGCGCGTTGAAGTTCTTCGTGCCTTCACGACCTCGGCGGTTTCCGCTCGCACCGCGCCAGAGGTGCCAGCCTCGCGACCTCGTCGATGCTCGAACGGCCGAGCGAGGCGTCTTCAGCCGCTGATCGCCCTGCGCCTCGCGCGCCGCACGAACTTCCATCATCCGGGGCGACACGTTCGCTCAACGCTTCTTCGGCCCGAAACTTCGAACGTACTGGCCCGGCGTCACGCCCACGTGGCGCTTGAACTGGTTCGAGAAGGCACTTTGATCGTTGAAGCCCGCAGCGAGCGCCACCTCCGCCAGTCCCCACCCTGCCGCGAGCCACGCCTGCGCGCGCCGCACCCGCGCCTGCACTTGGTACGCGTGGGGCGGCAATCCCACCTCTTCACGAAACACCCGCGAGAGGTGAAAGGCGCTGAGCCCCGACACGCCCGCGAGATCGTCGAGGGACACGTCCTCCACCGCGTGCGCGTCGAGGTACGCCCGCGCCTCCCGAACGGCCGCCCGCTCCTGTCCAAGCGGCGCGGGTGTTCCGCGCGCCTCGCTCAGCGTTGAAACGAGGCTGACCAACGCCGCTTGAAGAACGGCGTCGCGCGTCAACCGAGACGCTGTGAAGTCGGACAGGACGCGGTGCGCGACCGTCAAGCGGTGCGCCACCTCCGGCGCGAACGCCACGCTCTCGGGAAAGAACGGCGTCTCCACTCGCTTCCCCGCGACTTGCGCCGCCACCGCGCGCAACTGCTCCGCGCTGGGGTACAGCACGAGGTGCAAGTAGCCGTCCTCCACGAAGGAGTGTCCGGTCGTCACTTCGTCCGCGTTGATCAGCATCACGCTGCCGTCCGGCGCGACGCGCTCCGCGCCGCGATTCCAGAATTCCGCGGCGCCTTGATGCACCACGCCGACCGTGAACTCCTCGTGCGTGTGCCGCGCGAACGCCTGCTTCACGAAGCGTGCCTGCAACACGTCCAGCCCACCGAGGAAATCCTCGCGCCACAGCCGCGCCTCGTCACGCTTCAAGCGCTCCTGGCGGCGCGCGAGGAGGTCGGTCATGCCTTCAGCATAGAGAGGGCCGAGCAAGATTTTGCAAGACGTGCCACGCTGGTACCAGCTACCCTGCGTCATGCTGCCTCAACAAGATCAACATGCCAGCCCCGGAGCGTCAAGCCCATCGCGGTCTCCCGTGTTCTACGGCTGGGTCGTCGTGGCCATCGCGGCGCTCGTGGTGCTGCTGTCGGCCGGAGCCCGCTCCGCCCCCGGGGTGTTCTTGCTGCCCATGCAGGCGGACCTCGGCGTGCCGCGCGCCACGCTGTCGCTCGCCGCGTCCCTCGGCCTGATCATGTTCGGCTTGGGCGGCCCGATCAGCGGCGCGTTGATGGACCGCTTCGGGCCGCGCCGCGTGACCGTGGCGGGCCTGCTGGTGATCACGGCGAGCTTCGCGGGCAGCTCGTTCGTCCAGTCCATTTGGCAGCTGCACGTCATGTGGGGCGTGCTGAGCGGCTTGGGAACGGGCATCGTCGGCAGCGTGCTGGGCGCGACGATCGCCAACCGTTGGTTCGTGCAGCGACGCGGCCTCGTGATGGGCGTGTTCGGCGCGGCCTCGTCGGCCGGACAGTTGATCTTCCTGCCGATCCTCACGGCGATGGTGGGCGCGCTCGGCTGGCGTGAAAGCGCCGCGATCATCGGTGGACTCGCGCTGATCGCCTTGCCGCTCGTCGCGATGTTTCTGCGCGACCGTCCATCGGATGTCGGCGTGGCGCCGCTCGGCCTGCAGCCTGGAATGGCGGCGCCGAGCGTGCGGCCCGAGGCGGGCGTGATGCGGCACGCGCTGCGTTCACGGCACTTCTGGTTGCTGGCGGTGACGTTCTTCGTGTGCGGCGCGACGTCCAACGGCCTGATCGGGATGCACTTCATCGCGTACTGCACCGAGGCGGGCCTCACGGCGACGTACGCGGCGGGCATGCTGGCCTTGATGGGCGTGTTCAACTTCGTCGGGACGATCGCGAGCGGCTGGCTCACCGACCGCTACGATCCACGCGCGCTGC includes:
- a CDS encoding VOC family protein, translating into MTRRSTQSQNVLGIVHTAIAVSDIHHQIDFWQQVLGFKLDGMAEIGGPLPEDETGVPGIRSKVAMLTKHGQTIELYQPTAPADRQTYRPRPVDIGSWHLALRVTDLDEIVRASRDWGWRVRGKVAVVEEGPGPIGARLVYLHNDDGTILELVQLPQS
- a CDS encoding AraC family transcriptional regulator codes for the protein MTDLLARRQERLKRDEARLWREDFLGGLDVLQARFVKQAFARHTHEEFTVGVVHQGAAEFWNRGAERVAPDGSVMLINADEVTTGHSFVEDGYLHLVLYPSAEQLRAVAAQVAGKRVETPFFPESVAFAPEVAHRLTVAHRVLSDFTASRLTRDAVLQAALVSLVSTLSEARGTPAPLGQERAAVREARAYLDAHAVEDVSLDDLAGVSGLSAFHLSRVFREEVGLPPHAYQVQARVRRAQAWLAAGWGLAEVALAAGFNDQSAFSNQFKRHVGVTPGQYVRSFGPKKR
- a CDS encoding MFS transporter — protein: MLPQQDQHASPGASSPSRSPVFYGWVVVAIAALVVLLSAGARSAPGVFLLPMQADLGVPRATLSLAASLGLIMFGLGGPISGALMDRFGPRRVTVAGLLVITASFAGSSFVQSIWQLHVMWGVLSGLGTGIVGSVLGATIANRWFVQRRGLVMGVFGAASSAGQLIFLPILTAMVGALGWRESAAIIGGLALIALPLVAMFLRDRPSDVGVAPLGLQPGMAAPSVRPEAGVMRHALRSRHFWLLAVTFFVCGATSNGLIGMHFIAYCTEAGLTATYAAGMLALMGVFNFVGTIASGWLTDRYDPRALLGLYYSFRGVSLFLLLFIPPGVGLVAFAVLFGLDYIATVPPTTALVADKFGRGNVGTVYGWIFFAHMMGAALAAWLGGVARDSLGSYGVAFVVAAILSVAAAALTPGLTRPARVAAST